The proteins below come from a single Metarhizium brunneum chromosome 1, complete sequence genomic window:
- the ESL1_0 gene encoding EST/SMG-like protein 1, translating into MDKLTRGWVQHQRKAARQEAASRSVSCPLCEAEVQHSLDEFKAHYTLKHPTSADHSDIEEAFKNCTLQGNDATKARSSETRPPGDTTNAGAVTRKRPVSGNPDFTDRAEDDFDRLNLAGDDSVSTRRGSKKICSPPASITQQRGSSPPTPGRSRARLSERDDDFVRTKNPTGRQLWTADDARKTGSPQRPRTPQTRHGQLMSSSSHHRSPQHKGQRNPGQHHGQPKQSADAAASTSELFRQPDTRSISSDQLAAEVQGIYAGLVLLESKCIEYDSTQKETDLSQEQYHALISLHRSLLHEHHDFLLASQHPSASAALRRLASKYFMPARMWRHGIHSFLELLRRKLPGSLEHMLTFIYIAYTMMALLYETVPAFEDTWIECLGDLGRYRMAVEDDDIRDREIWTGVSRFWYTKASDKIPMTGRLYHHLAILARPNALQQLYYYAKSLCVPVPFLSARDSVMTLFDPLLNANPSASQRLEPADVAFVRVHGILFSGTHEDQLEPSMKQFLELLDNRIGREHGNWLESGYFIGISLSCLLLGFGDTSNVLMNAVLKSQQADDTMMDDLPDPVLTDAFKTAVGFAARTYEIVIARWGDKNTLPCLHTLLVFHWFMMDFDVGRQYLEDSLPWEQTALLFNYLLRTSEFTPRLDTPEIPWPEGGKAHPLPEDYAMRGLIYTGTYFPKKWFDNTAIDDDEKYFEPASTVGKRCERILWLGHSIAMKKRQLHWDKHARQFSTKGGNHNDELEDEPVELAASVTDVASTEPANP; encoded by the exons TCTCATGTCCGCTCTGCGAGGCCGAAGTGCAGCACAGCCTTGATGAATTCAAGGCGCACTATACGTTGAAGCATCCAACGTCAGCTGACCATTCTGATATTGAGGAAGCCTTCAAGAACTGTACGCTCCAGGGCAACGATGCCACCAAGGCTCG AAGCTCAGAAACCAGGCCCCCTGGGGACACCACTAATGCCGGGGCAGTGACCAGAAAACGACCAGTATCTGGCAACCCTGACTTCACCGACAGGGCTGAAGATGACTTTGATAGGCTGAATTTAGCGGGGGATGACTCAGTATCTACCCGCCGAGGAAGTAAAAAGATATGTTCCCCTCCCGCGTCAATCACCCAACAACGCggctcatcaccaccgacTCCAGGCAGGAGTCGTGCCAGACTCAGTGAGAGAGATGATGACTTTGTTCGCACCAAGAACCCGACTGGTCGTCAACTCTGGACTGCCGATGATGCCCGAAAGACCGGTTCGCCGCAAAGACCACGAACGCCACAGACAAGGCATGGCCAGTTGATGTCCTCTTCCAGCCATCATCGGTCTCCCCAGCATAAAGGCCAGCGCAATCCAGGAcaacatcatggccagccgAAACAGTCCGCCGATGCCGCTGCGTCAACATCGGAGTTGTTTCGTCAACCAGATACTCGGTCTATATCCTCAGACCAGCTTGCCGCCGAAGTCCAAGGCATCTATGCCGGACTGGTTTTGCTCGAGAGCAAGTGCATTGAATATGATAGCACACAGAAGGAGACTGACCTAAGTCAAGAGCAATATCATGCATTGATTTCTCTTCACCGATCACTTCTCCATGAGCACCATGACTTTTTATTGGCATCTCAACACCCATCAGCGAGCGCCGCGCTCCGAAGGCTTGCATCCAAGTATTTTATGCCTGCACGAATGTGGCGTCATGGTATACACTCGTTTTTAGAGCTTCTAAGGCGGAAACTGCCTGGCTCGCTTGAGCATATGCTCACCTTCATATATATCGCGTATACCATGATGGCGTTGCTATATGAGACAGTTCCCGCGTTTGAAGATACGTGGATAGAGTGTCTTGGTGATTTAGGGCGTTACAGGATGGcagttgaagatgatgatatCCGAGATCGAGAAATTTGGACTGGTGTATCAAGATTCTGGTATACTAAGGCTTCGGATAAGATACCAATGACCGGACGACTTTATCACCACCTAGCGATTTTGGCACGACCAAATGCCCTGCAACAGTTATACTATTATGCTAAATCTCTCTGCGTTCCAGTGCCATTTCTCAGCGCTAGGGATAGCGTCATGACGCTATTTGATCCCCTCTTAAATGCAAATCCAAGTGCTTCTCAACGTCTAGAGCCAGCTGATGTAGCTTTTGTGCGAGTTCATGGCATACTCTTCTCTGGCACGCATGAGGATCAGCTCGAGCCCTCGATGAAGCAATTTCTGGAACTTCTGGATAATCGCATTGGAAGAGAACATGGAAATTGGCTTGAATCTGG GTATTTTATTGGCATCTCATTAAGCTGCCTGCTCCTAGGTTTTGGAGATACGTCAAATGTCCTTATGAATGCTGTTTTGAAGAGTCAACAAGCAGACGACACTATGATGGATGATCTTCCAGATCCGGTGCTGACTGACGCATTCAAGACAGCGGTGGGATTTGCAGCTCGCACGTATGAGATTGTTATTGCTCGGTGGGGTGACAAGAACACATTGCCATGCCTTCATACCCTCTTAGTATTCCACTGGTTTATGATGGATTTTGACGTGGGAAGACAGTACTTAGAGGACTCACTCCCATGGGAACAGACTGCTTTACTATTCAACTATCTATTACGGACTAGCGAGTTTACACCACGGTTGGATACCCCGGAAATTCCGTGGCCCGAAGGTGGTAAGGCGCACCCTCTTCCCGAAGACTATGCTATGCGTGGTTTAATCTATACCGGAACCTATTTCCCAAAGAAGTGGTTTGATAATACGGCGATTGATGACGACGAAAAATACTTTGAGCCTGCGTCAACCGTAGGCAAGCGTTGCGAAAGAATCCTGTGGCTCGGGCATAGCATTGCAATGAAGAAAAGACAGCTGCACTGGGATAAGCATGCGAGGCAGTTCTCTACAAAGGGGGGAAATCACAACGACGAG